In the genome of Paramisgurnus dabryanus chromosome 16, PD_genome_1.1, whole genome shotgun sequence, the window GTGCAGCAGGTCCCAGTGGCAATGTAGGTAAGATGGGCACGCCAGGTATCGATGGACAGGATGGCAAAGACGGTGACAAGGGTGAGAAGGGAGAGAAAGGTAAAACATATGTTTTGCAGACAAAATGTTAATCATTCATATAGTGTTTTCCTCAAGCAAAATGTACAAGCAACAACAGTATAACAATAACAGTACAAAAAAGCTGGAAAATCTGTATTAGAATATGTAATATTATTAAACTGCAAGTCACTGTTTCTTCTTCGATTATAAAATACTCCAAAGATAGTAAAAACTAGacatttgtggaaaaaattTATTCTCGAACATCAGGTGAGCAGGGTCGTCCTGGGAATCCTGGAAAACTTGGACCACAAGGGCGCCCTGGAATTTTGGGAAAGGCAGGGCCTAGGGGCCTGAAGGGGGTGCGAGGAGCGCCTGGTGAGCCTGGGGTCGTCGGGACAAAGGGAGAGACAGGAGATGCGGGAGAGACTGGTGCCGCTGGAAGATGTAACTGTGGTGCAGATGCACGTTCTGCTTTCTCAGTGGCAGTAACCAAGAGCTATCCCAAGGAACGCATACCTATCCGCTTCAACCGGATTTTAATGAACGAGGGTGGGCATTACAATGCCACTACGGGCAAGTTTAACTGTGCAATTCCCGGTGTGTATTACTTTACATATGACATCACGTTGGCTAACAAGCACCTGGCAATCGGGCTCGTCCACAACGGCAAGTACAAGATCAGAACATTTGATGCCAACACAGGAAACTATGATGTGGCTTCAGGTTCAACGATACTCCGACTGAAGAAAGGAGATAAGGTTTGGCTTCAGATCTTCTATTCAGAACAAAATGGACTGTTCTTTGATCCATTCTGGACTGATAGCCTTTTCACGGGTTTTCTTATTTATGCTGATCAGGTTGCTTCAGATAAAGTGAATGTGATGACCACTTCTGGATCATCTTGATTAAGACTTtcactttgtttgttttttggtaCATTTTGTCTTTTTACCTTATCAGATGACCCCCCAGTCCAAATCAATAACAAAGCTGATTATTAGACCTCACTGAGGAGGGGGATAGAAGAGGACATAGTTCATAAAGATAAATATTGATTAAATAACACAGATTACAAAACACACCACGGTTGAAAAAACTGATGAAATTCTTGGAAGCCAATGCCACATCATCACCCCATTCTTGTTGCTTCTTCAAGACAGtagttataataaataaataaatatatttatattataaactTTTATTAAAGATATGCAAGTCATTTTAGAAAACTTGGTTTGTTGATATTCTTTATTTAATATgtctaatatttttttcatatctgGTTCAACAGGTTTACTATGACTTTCCCTTCTTGAAACAATCTGTCTAGATTTGtctaccccccccccccttgaTACGATTTTTGTCCAAAACATGCTGATAACATTTGATCAATAATAGGGTCTATCACCACTCCTCAAATAAACACCAATGTTCAAGTCTTAGTTCGAAGGTGATgttattttaaagttatgtAATGATTGGACTTTCAGGTCAGCAGGTTTATGTCACATATCAGCCGCAACCTCATAACAATGTGCATAtataattgtgtgtgtgtgtgtgtgtgtgtgtgtgtgtacatataaaggacaaatgtatatatttgaACAACTATACCTTTAATTATGGAATTGGTGCTTGCTATGACAAGAAAATCTTCATACCAAACATGGAAACTTTGGCAACGGTGCAATGTACGTCAATGATGACGATATACGTAATTACCATGCGTCTCTACATATTCTTCTCTGATTGGCTGAATCAGCTCAAGCTCCTCCTATTTTATGGCGGACTTCGGTTTCGCTGAAAGCCAAGCGCGGTACCGTGGAAGTGGGGATAAACCATTCGCAGCAACGGGGTTGCAAATTTTCTACAAAATATGTAGTATTGTATATTTCCCAaactgtttatattttaataaaacatttagacGGTTTAATAGAGATATTAATGTTACAAACTGATAAATGCTACAAGTTATTAAGTTGTTTAATACTATTTAACACGTCAGTCTTTTAGTCTCCCCTATTCATAGGTCGTTAATGTATCACTCTGGAATATGATGAAACATTTACCGGCTTTTTTCCATACAGTGAGAAGACGACGTAACGTGTCTAAAATTAACTCTAAATGGCTGATATAAGTGTTGTATTATATTTTGGGAGCTTAATAAACGTAATTTCGACTTAGCCAAACTTTGAGCCATATTTTAAAACGGTTTAAACAGCGGACTGTCAACCGAGGAGAAAGAATGTATCCGGCCAGACGATGTTCGTCGCTTCTTCACCGCGACTTTACCGCTCTCTGTCTTTCATCACTGGGGACACATCCGAAAAAATCCGGTATTTTGAAGAAACGCAGCATTTCCAATTCACGACACTGTCATTCTAGTGTTCATCCTCCTCCACCACCGAGATCAAACTCATCACCTGTTCTTCTCGGTTCTTTACAAGGTAACgttaattcttttttttatcacaTATGCCTATGTGTTGTGTACTATTATACAGTGTGATCCGTATAACTATGAACCCAATGAACCGCCTACCTAGACAGCATTTTTATGGAAAGGCACAGCTGACTCACGACATGCCACAACCTGTGAGTCTGACACCCAAAATGCTGTATATAGCGCAGTTTGGGTGCATTGACTACACATTCcacacatacactcacacattctggtttttatgttttgtggggacatttcataGACGTAATTGTTTTTATACTAcagtacaaactgtatattctattcccttccccaaaccctaaccatcacagaaaactttcttaTACTTCAGATTTtgaagaaacatcattctgtttgatttataagcttgtttccttaTGGGGACCTCAAAAAGTCCCCACAAGCTCAAAAAtgtactggtattcctatctcaAATGTCCcaacaacgtgataattaccagacACACACAAGTATAATTGTATTGTGCCGTAGCCTGTAGTATATACTGTCGTCCTAGATAATTGCATTTGAACCTCACAATAGTCCATTGTAAAGTATACAATAGTCACTAAAACAGCTAAAGTATACTATAGTATTGTACTGTTTACTATAGTATTTTTATGGGGTTGATAACAGTTGACTTATGAGGGTAATTTAATGAGGTAGATAAATATTGatgtaacagattattttatttgtatttaggGTCTTTATTCAAATGCATATTCTCTAATCTTATCAATGACAGTGCTTTGAAAAGCTTACTATAggtctttaattaaaaatgattAATAGCCTACTTTAAATGTATCATTATGTGCTCAGACATCCATCTTCATGTACTCATACATTATTTTCCACCTCCAAGtactgtttgttttttgttcagTGCTAGGATCTATTTCAGTGTACTCTAAAGGTAACTTGATAGTCTAGCTAAAGGTCACTGTTTAGCCCAGTCCCCAAAAGGTCGGCTCCCACACTGAATAGGAATTTGATTCATGTCTGAGTAGTGTCATATGTTCACTTGAACCGAGTTTGTGTTTTGAAATGAATCCTTTGCATTCGTGCAGCTGCCTTTAAGAATTTAATAGAAATGTTGATGAAAGTGTCTGTAATTAGCTTGTTTTATAATCAGTTGTTTTGTAACAGCACAGTATACTGTAAGGGCACAATACTCTACTGTAATCCAATACACCAGAGAGAACTGAGTCTATCTTAGTCTCTGAGGTCTCTTGCAGGTCTGCTCTTGCAAGGTGATCCCACATGATCTGCATGGGAAACCTCAATGTTATGTTATATTGACTGAATATTCAAGAACAGGTTATATGTGCAAGAAACTAGACTACAGTATTATGATGGTTAAAAACGTTTGATTTAGATTTTGGATTTCATGTATATTTGATCGCTCATTCATCAAGTCATTTGCAAgccaaaggtttattttaggaAAAGTACACACGCAGGTCATTGTTCCTTTTAGCTGACtcctacattttttttcttattttattcgGATGACATGAGTTTATTTAATTAGATTCCAGACTGAGACACACTGTCCTCTTCCATCTATAGATTAAGTTAGGGCCGATCTGTTCTCTTCACTCACGTGGATGTTCGCTGCAGACATACATCCGTCCCTTTAGTGATTTTCAAATGAGTCATTGTTCAGATGAATACTAGGGGAAGGACAAACACACTGGTTTATTCAGGAACGCCTTTGTGTAGCAACACTCACACAGAAACCCAGTCATATCCACAGTCCCCTTGAATCATCGTATAACTCAGAATAGGGCGATAGAGCTGAATGGGTGGATGCAGGCATTTGTCTCTCTGTCACATTAAGCTGTTTGGTAACTGGACTGCCATTGGATACGTACTGGATTTTATAATTAGTTCACTGGCATCTGAAAAAGATTTTTACTGGAAAAGGATTTAATAAGAGGTATTGTGTGTTTTAGACAAATCCGATGATTGCTAAGACCTGAATGTTGTATAAAGTGACTATGTGAGCCACAAAGCTGTATTATCTATACAGATCTACTGCAAGCACTTTATTTGAGGGTCATGATGAATGTGAACTGGCCTTCATAGGTTATGCATTTATAACATGTAACTGTAATcgtaatgtttttcatttctGAGTCATTTTTACTTTATCTGCTAATCGCGTGCTTACTTTAAATGTCTGTTATATAAtgtaatatattattttgtgtgtttcctACAGCGTGTCAGATGGGCAACAGCAGCAGTAGCAGACTCCTCAGTACTGCAGCTCAGTCACTGGTAGACCCACACGTGGATGCCGACGACAGTGAATACGAGCAGGCCGACCCAGACGCACTTTTACGTGAATGCGATGAGGTTTTGAGAAATCGCCCTCCTCGACTACACCGAGACTTTGTTAGGATCAGAGCCAGCTCGTTGCAGAATGAACCCGTACGCATCATGCAGTGGAACATTTTGGCTCAAGGTGAGCTTATTTGGTTTGGCTTAATCTTGAAGTATTTTGCATAATAGCATTAATTTCCTtcttaataatgtttttacattttgttgtATTCTTTAGCTTTGGGCGAGGGTACAGACGGTTTTGTGCGTTGTCCGATGGAAGCACTTAATTGGTCCGAGAGGAAATATCTTATATTGGAAGAGATCCTTACTTACAGACCGGATGTGCTGTGCCTGCAGGAGGTTGACCACTACTTTGACACTTTCCAGCCTTTGTTATCCAGCTTGGGCTATCAGAGCAGCTTCTGCCCCAAACCAAGTTCTCCCTGTCTGGACGTCCACAACAACAACGGTCCAGATGGATGTGCTCTGTTTTACAACCGCCAACGTTTCCAGCTGCTCCACACCTCCCACCTCAGACTCTCCGCCATGATGCTTAAGACCAACCAGGTAGCGATTGCAGCTACGCTTCGCTGCAGGCTCACGGGCCAAGTGTTCTGCGTGGCCGTAACGCATCTAAAGGCACGCAGCGGATGGGAGGCTTTCCGGAGCGCACAAGGGAATCATCTCCTCCAACAGCTCCGTAACATCACCGCTCCGACATACCCACAGTCGGAACAGGAGGAAGGAATACCACTAGTGGTATGCGGAGATTTTAACGCTGATCCTAGCGAAGAAGTGTATAGGCGATTTATGACGTCCCCACTGGGACTGGAAAGTGCTTACAAGTGTCTGAGTGAGGATGGGACCACAGAACCACCATACACCAGTTGGAAGATCCGGCCCAGTGGAGAGAGCTGCTCCACGCTGGATTACATCTGGTATTCCGAAAGAGCATTTCGTGTGGATAGTGTGCTGAAGATACCCAGTGAAGAGCAGATTGGGCCAAACAGGCTTCCCTCTTACCATTACCCCTCTGATCATCTGTCATTGGTGTGTGACCTCAGCTTCAATCAACAGCCTTATAGGCTCATGTAGCTGTCAATCTTTAGTGTCATTCAGTGCAGCTTAAGACATTCCTAGTGCATGTGTGGATGTATGTCTGAATGGGAGCATGCTTTACGTTTGTATTAGAATGTAACTTATTTAATACACATAAATCTTATTTTAACCTGTTTAATGCATATCTGATGGACTGATGTAAATGCTTTTAATTTTCCTTGATGGAAATTAATTATGCTcttattatttgttttaagGCGGTTGTGCAATAATCTGTAATTTATTAAGTGAACTAAAAGATGTCATGATCTCAGGAAGACTCACATgtgaaaaacattttatatttatattgacTGTACATTTCTTTCCTTTAAAATACTGTAATCATGTTTGCCAATGACATGTAATATAAAGTGTCATGCTATTTCAAATGGATGTGCTCTCTTTATTTAATGAGCTCTTTGAAACAGTTAAAGGGCCGTATAACTATAAATATATTAGTGTTCACACCATAACGACATCTTTATGCTAATTCGCTCACGCGCGCGGCACTCGGGCAAATCACTTGCCTTTAATGAAATTAACtaaaatttgatatttcttGCAGTGCTGGGGAAagatacttttaaaagtaatgcataacaatattaagttacttccCAAAAAAGTTAGTAATTGCGTTAGTTAcatttcatggaaagtaatgcttacgtaaCTTTTAAGTTACATTTGCGTGACGTTTTCTTACTTTGCAGgtttttttatgactgagaagttctgcattcagaaattgtatATTTCCAtagcaaaaatgtcaagctctggtcTGCCATCTCCATTTCTGACTGAAACTGTTCACGCATAGTGTGTAATTCTACATTAATACGTTCAGTTTAATGATGTACATAGTTTTTTTACatctaattaattaaactaaaaagtaactcgcattactttataaaaaaagtatctcaaatattaatgtgtacatttataaagtaatgcgttactttactcgttacttcagaaaagtaatattattacgtaatgcacgttacttgtaatgcccCCATGATTTCTTGTAATGAACACTTTTGCAATTATTTACATGTCACTAAATAACgtaaatatgctgttcttgttgcattttCACAGCGGGTAACCACCAGATGTCTTCAACATAGCATGCTGCGTTTCACGTAACTAACAGATAATCAAGTAGTTTCACGTAACTCTTAGCAGTTAATCAAGTAGTTTCTGTAATAATATCTTACCTTTTGGCGTAGTCAGTGAGGagaaaaaacattatgaagtgAAATTCACAGCAACTGCATCagcgctggatacctgaggtaatttaCGTTATGGACCTCTCGGCTTCTCCACTAGTATTCAAGTGCGCGTGCACTTtaagttcaaatagatttgattggctgtcaatggtttatcgtttATCTGGTGGGAAAAATCGATCTGAAATCGATTCTAGCGATATCGATACCTTTATAGTTGTGGGGTGAACTCCGCTATTCTCTTTATCTTAAAAACGATTTTCAAAACTATATGTTTATAGTTATCTTTATAATGTGACGGGCCCTTTAGGGTTTCACTAAAACTGTACTGATAGACAGTAAGTGCAAAGGgacaaaatgtaatttatttcaAATATGTACAGATTGAAGGTTCAGACAATTTTAGTTACACATCCTGCCTAGGAAATATTCTACCAGTACTGAGCTattctgccctacaaaggcaaaagGCAGTAACTTCGTTTTTGGTCAAAAATTACTTATTGATATTTTTGAGACATTCAAGACCtcctttattatttgcattagTATTTTGAGTCAATTTTGTGTTTTTcgagaaaataaaaatgaagaaattaacTGACAACTGAAACTCACTATAAGTCTAaactttaaagtcatttttctcagtttcacaCTCTAGCGAGTTAAGGTCTTTTGCCATTGTAGGGCAGTATTACATCTCTCAATCATGAATTGTCCTTAAATAATGTATTCATAGGAAATGAGTACAATTTGACAGATTGCATACA includes:
- the c1qtnf2 gene encoding uncharacterized protein c1qtnf2; translated protein: MYPLPLAVCLLSLFFTVNSSIKKGRNYTIHSSQLSCSLPGPQGPPGSTGAAGPSGNVGKMGTPGIDGQDGKDGDKGEKGEKGEQGRPGNPGKLGPQGRPGILGKAGPRGLKGVRGAPGEPGVVGTKGETGDAGETGAAGRCNCGADARSAFSVAVTKSYPKERIPIRFNRILMNEGGHYNATTGKFNCAIPGVYYFTYDITLANKHLAIGLVHNGKYKIRTFDANTGNYDVASGSTILRLKKGDKVWLQIFYSEQNGLFFDPFWTDSLFTGFLIYADQVASDKVNVMTTSGSS
- the nocta gene encoding nocturnin isoform X1; the protein is MYPARRCSSLLHRDFTALCLSSLGTHPKKSGILKKRSISNSRHCHSSVHPPPPPRSNSSPVLLGSLQACQMGNSSSSRLLSTAAQSLVDPHVDADDSEYEQADPDALLRECDEVLRNRPPRLHRDFVRIRASSLQNEPVRIMQWNILAQALGEGTDGFVRCPMEALNWSERKYLILEEILTYRPDVLCLQEVDHYFDTFQPLLSSLGYQSSFCPKPSSPCLDVHNNNGPDGCALFYNRQRFQLLHTSHLRLSAMMLKTNQVAIAATLRCRLTGQVFCVAVTHLKARSGWEAFRSAQGNHLLQQLRNITAPTYPQSEQEEGIPLVVCGDFNADPSEEVYRRFMTSPLGLESAYKCLSEDGTTEPPYTSWKIRPSGESCSTLDYIWYSERAFRVDSVLKIPSEEQIGPNRLPSYHYPSDHLSLVCDLSFNQQPYRLM
- the nocta gene encoding nocturnin isoform X2 gives rise to the protein MGNSSSSRLLSTAAQSLVDPHVDADDSEYEQADPDALLRECDEVLRNRPPRLHRDFVRIRASSLQNEPVRIMQWNILAQALGEGTDGFVRCPMEALNWSERKYLILEEILTYRPDVLCLQEVDHYFDTFQPLLSSLGYQSSFCPKPSSPCLDVHNNNGPDGCALFYNRQRFQLLHTSHLRLSAMMLKTNQVAIAATLRCRLTGQVFCVAVTHLKARSGWEAFRSAQGNHLLQQLRNITAPTYPQSEQEEGIPLVVCGDFNADPSEEVYRRFMTSPLGLESAYKCLSEDGTTEPPYTSWKIRPSGESCSTLDYIWYSERAFRVDSVLKIPSEEQIGPNRLPSYHYPSDHLSLVCDLSFNQQPYRLM